One window from the genome of Amycolatopsis sp. NBC_01480 encodes:
- a CDS encoding Insertion element protein, with translation MTSTERAVPYYCPFCGDEDLRPEEGGGWLCTGCRRTFSVKFHGLSLPEVSHG, from the coding sequence GTGACCTCGACCGAGCGGGCGGTGCCGTACTACTGCCCGTTCTGCGGCGACGAGGACCTGCGTCCCGAGGAGGGCGGCGGCTGGCTGTGCACCGGCTGCCGCCGGACGTTCTCGGTGAAGTTCCACGGACTGTCCCTACCGGAGGTGTCGCACGGATGA
- a CDS encoding phosphoadenylyl-sulfate reductase — MTATADYRTLAERASKELADATAEEALRWTAETFGDDFIVASNMQDAVLIDLATQVKSDVDVLFLETGYHFAETIGTRDAVQTVYPDVTIVNAQAEQSVAEQDAEYGAKLHDRDPTLCCNLRKVVPLRKTLAGYSAWVTGVRRVDAPTRANSPIVTWDERNGLVKINPIAPWTDEEFAGYIREHGILENPLVSVGYLSIGCAPCTAKVAPGQDPRSGRWAGQAKTECGLHG; from the coding sequence ATGACCGCCACAGCGGATTACCGGACCCTGGCCGAACGAGCGTCGAAGGAGCTGGCCGACGCCACCGCCGAGGAGGCGCTGCGCTGGACGGCCGAGACCTTCGGCGACGACTTCATCGTGGCGTCCAACATGCAGGACGCGGTGCTGATCGACCTGGCCACCCAGGTCAAGTCCGATGTGGACGTGCTGTTCCTGGAGACCGGCTACCACTTCGCCGAGACCATCGGCACCCGTGACGCGGTGCAGACCGTGTACCCGGACGTGACGATCGTCAACGCCCAGGCCGAGCAGAGCGTCGCCGAGCAGGACGCCGAGTACGGCGCGAAGCTGCACGACCGCGACCCGACGCTGTGCTGCAACCTGCGGAAAGTGGTGCCACTGCGCAAAACCCTGGCCGGCTACTCCGCCTGGGTCACCGGCGTCCGCCGGGTCGACGCCCCGACCCGCGCGAACAGCCCGATCGTCACCTGGGACGAGCGCAACGGCCTGGTCAAGATCAACCCGATCGCGCCGTGGACCGACGAGGAGTTCGCCGGCTACATCCGCGAGCACGGCATCCTGGAGAACCCGCTGGTCTCGGTCGGCTACCTGTCCATCGGCTGCGCGCCGTGCACCGCGAAGGTCGCGCCGGGGCAGGACCCGCGCAGCGGCCGCTGGGCCGGCCAGGCGAAAACCGAATGCGGGCTGCACGGATGA
- a CDS encoding serine hydrolase domain-containing protein, whose protein sequence is MATEVKVDIDPAEAGFDSGRLLRIDRHFARYVDDGLLPGYLAVVSRHGRIVHVASHGSRDVEAGAPVEPDTIWRIFSMTKPITSVAAMTFVEEGRIDLNDPISRWLPEFESPRVYVKGSALAPVTEPATEPIRLWHLLTHTSGLTYGFHHTHPVDAIYRAAGHEWGTPKGLDLAACSRQWAEFPLVFQPGSEWNYSVSSDVLGRLVEVLAGKPLDEALAERVFNPLGMTDTGFWTPDTDRLAALYLPDPATKRAVRNDVFGKLGTARPEFLGGGGGLVSTAGDYHRFTQMLLRGGELDGTRVLGPRTVEVMASNHLPGHVDLEAYGRPLFAEMPFDGFGFGLGFSVLEDPIKAKTLSSAGEYAWGGAASTAFWVDPDEDLTVAFYTQLLPSSTHPIRQQLRQLVYQALVD, encoded by the coding sequence ATGGCGACTGAGGTGAAGGTGGACATCGACCCGGCCGAGGCCGGGTTCGACAGTGGACGGTTGTTGCGCATCGACCGGCATTTCGCCCGGTATGTCGACGATGGGCTGCTTCCCGGCTACCTCGCGGTGGTGAGCAGGCACGGCCGGATCGTGCACGTCGCGTCGCACGGCAGCCGCGACGTCGAGGCGGGCGCCCCGGTGGAGCCCGACACGATCTGGCGCATCTTCTCGATGACGAAGCCGATCACCTCGGTGGCCGCGATGACCTTCGTCGAAGAAGGCCGGATCGACCTCAACGACCCGATTTCCCGGTGGCTGCCCGAATTCGAGTCGCCGCGGGTCTACGTCAAGGGCTCGGCGCTGGCCCCGGTCACGGAGCCGGCGACCGAGCCGATCCGGCTGTGGCACCTGCTCACGCACACCTCCGGGCTGACCTACGGCTTCCACCACACGCACCCGGTCGACGCGATCTACCGGGCGGCGGGGCACGAGTGGGGCACGCCGAAGGGACTGGACCTCGCCGCGTGTTCCCGGCAGTGGGCCGAGTTCCCGCTGGTGTTCCAGCCCGGCAGCGAGTGGAACTACTCGGTGTCCAGCGATGTGCTCGGCCGCCTCGTCGAGGTGCTCGCCGGGAAGCCGTTGGACGAGGCGCTGGCCGAGCGCGTCTTCAACCCGCTCGGCATGACCGACACCGGCTTCTGGACCCCGGACACCGACCGGCTCGCCGCGCTGTACCTGCCGGACCCGGCCACCAAACGGGCCGTGCGCAACGACGTTTTCGGCAAGCTCGGCACCGCCCGCCCGGAGTTCCTCGGCGGTGGCGGCGGCCTGGTCTCCACCGCGGGCGACTACCACCGTTTCACGCAGATGCTGCTGCGCGGCGGCGAACTTGACGGCACACGGGTGCTCGGTCCGCGCACGGTCGAGGTGATGGCCAGCAACCACCTGCCCGGCCACGTGGACCTCGAGGCCTACGGCCGGCCGCTGTTCGCCGAGATGCCGTTCGACGGTTTCGGCTTCGGGCTGGGCTTTTCGGTGCTGGAGGACCCGATCAAGGCGAAGACCCTGTCCAGCGCGGGTGAGTACGCCTGGGGCGGCGCGGCGTCCACCGCGTTCTGGGTGGACCCCGACGAGGACCTGACGGTGGCGTTTTACACGCAGCTGCTGCCGTCGAGCACCCACCCGATCCGGCAGCAGCTGCGTCAGCTGGTCTACCAGGCGCTGGTCGACTGA
- the cysD gene encoding sulfate adenylyltransferase subunit CysD, giving the protein MEPAQDNLAALESEAIHIFREVAGEFDRPVILFSGGKDSTLLLHLAIKAFWPAPVPFPLLHVDTGHNFDEVIDFRDRVVEKHNLRLVVAKVQDWIDDGRLEERADGMRNPLQTTPLLDTISDNKFDAVFGGGRRDEERARAKERIFSLRNSFGQWEPRRQRPELWNLYNGRHRPGEQVRVFPLSNWTEADVWNYIARENVELPSIYYAHQRSVYQRDGMWLTEGPWGGPRAGEEVHDLTVRYRTVGDGSCTGAIESTAATVSDVIAEVSASRLTERGATRADDRMSEAAMEDRKREGYF; this is encoded by the coding sequence CTGGAGCCGGCCCAGGACAACCTCGCCGCTCTGGAGTCCGAGGCGATCCACATCTTCCGCGAGGTCGCGGGCGAGTTCGACCGCCCGGTGATCCTGTTCTCCGGCGGCAAGGACTCGACGCTGCTGCTGCACCTGGCGATCAAGGCGTTCTGGCCCGCGCCGGTGCCGTTCCCGCTGCTGCACGTCGACACCGGGCACAACTTCGACGAGGTCATCGACTTCCGCGACCGGGTGGTGGAAAAGCACAACCTCCGCCTGGTCGTGGCGAAGGTCCAGGACTGGATCGACGACGGCCGCCTCGAAGAACGTGCCGACGGCATGCGCAACCCACTGCAGACCACGCCGTTGCTGGACACCATCTCGGACAACAAGTTCGACGCCGTGTTCGGCGGCGGCCGCCGCGACGAGGAGCGGGCCCGCGCCAAGGAGCGCATCTTCAGCCTGCGCAACTCCTTCGGCCAGTGGGAGCCGCGCCGCCAGCGCCCGGAGTTGTGGAACCTCTACAACGGCCGTCACCGCCCCGGCGAGCAGGTGCGCGTCTTCCCGCTGTCCAACTGGACCGAGGCCGACGTCTGGAACTACATCGCGCGGGAGAACGTCGAGCTGCCCTCGATCTACTACGCCCACCAGCGCTCGGTCTACCAGCGTGACGGCATGTGGCTCACCGAAGGGCCCTGGGGCGGGCCCCGCGCGGGTGAAGAGGTCCACGATCTCACCGTCCGCTACCGCACGGTCGGCGACGGCTCCTGCACTGGCGCCATCGAGTCCACCGCGGCCACGGTCTCCGACGTGATCGCGGAGGTCTCCGCGTCCCGCCTCACCGAGCGCGGCGCCACGCGCGCCGACGACCGGATGTCCGAAGCAGCCATGGAAGACCGTAAACGAGAGGGCTACTTCTGA
- the hemW gene encoding radical SAM family heme chaperone HemW, with amino-acid sequence MTSQTTEPATIGLPESALEGLGTRPFGVYVHVPFCATRCGYCDFNTYTAGELGSGASPRSWLDGLRRELELAARVLQAPPAAETVFVGGGTPSLLGADGLGEVLDIVRGVFGLAPGAEVTTESNPESTSPEFFAGIREAGYTRVSLGMQSAAQHVLQVLDRVHTPGRPVDAAREARAAGFEHVNLDVIYGTPGERTEDLRASLDAVLAAGVDHVSAYALIVEEGTALARRVRRGELPAPDDDVLAADYELIDITLAAAGLGWYEVSNWASSAAARCRHNLGYWQGGDWWGAGPGAHSHVGGVRWWNVKHPARYAAQLAAGESPEAGRELLTGEDRHLERIMLELRVAEGLPLSALDAAGVAEARAAAAEGLLDESVLDSQGRAVLTDRGRLLADGVVRRLAG; translated from the coding sequence GTGACCAGCCAGACCACCGAACCTGCCACCATCGGATTGCCCGAGAGCGCCCTCGAAGGGCTGGGGACCCGGCCGTTCGGCGTCTACGTGCACGTGCCGTTCTGCGCCACCCGCTGCGGCTACTGCGACTTCAACACCTACACCGCCGGCGAGCTCGGCTCGGGCGCGTCGCCGCGGTCGTGGCTGGACGGATTGCGCCGTGAGCTGGAGCTGGCCGCCCGGGTACTCCAGGCGCCGCCGGCCGCGGAGACCGTGTTCGTCGGCGGCGGGACGCCCTCGCTGCTCGGCGCGGACGGGCTCGGCGAGGTGCTCGACATCGTCCGTGGGGTGTTCGGGCTGGCGCCCGGCGCCGAGGTGACCACCGAGTCCAACCCGGAGTCGACCTCGCCGGAGTTCTTCGCCGGGATCCGCGAGGCCGGCTACACCCGCGTTTCGCTCGGCATGCAGTCCGCGGCGCAGCATGTGCTGCAGGTGCTCGACCGCGTCCACACGCCAGGACGGCCGGTGGACGCGGCGCGCGAGGCGCGGGCCGCGGGCTTCGAGCACGTGAACCTCGACGTGATTTACGGCACTCCCGGCGAGCGCACGGAGGACCTGCGGGCGTCGCTGGACGCCGTGCTCGCCGCGGGGGTCGACCACGTCTCGGCGTACGCGCTGATCGTCGAGGAAGGCACTGCGCTGGCTCGGCGCGTGCGGCGCGGCGAGCTGCCCGCCCCGGACGACGACGTGCTGGCCGCCGACTACGAGCTGATCGACATCACCCTCGCCGCCGCGGGCCTGGGCTGGTACGAGGTTTCGAACTGGGCCTCCTCGGCGGCCGCGCGCTGCCGGCACAACCTCGGCTACTGGCAGGGCGGCGACTGGTGGGGCGCGGGCCCCGGCGCGCACAGCCACGTCGGCGGCGTGCGCTGGTGGAACGTCAAGCACCCGGCGCGGTACGCGGCCCAGCTCGCCGCGGGCGAAAGCCCCGAAGCGGGCCGTGAGCTGCTCACCGGCGAAGACCGCCACCTGGAGCGGATCATGCTCGAACTCCGGGTCGCGGAAGGGCTTCCGCTCTCCGCGCTGGACGCCGCCGGGGTGGCCGAGGCACGCGCGGCGGCGGCGGAAGGACTGCTGGACGAGTCCGTTTTGGACAGTCAGGGCCGCGCCGTGCTGACCGATCGCGGGCGGCTGCTCGCGGACGGCGTCGTGCGTCGCCTGGCCGGCTGA
- a CDS encoding glycoside hydrolase family 71/99-like protein, which translates to MGVSRRTFLSLAAAGSAAAALPSLAALATPASAASPPGDVVGKITVGYQGWFACIGDGAPINAWWHWARDASQPPSPSNTGIKSWPDVRDYQHTYQTGYGNLGNGQTANLFSSYDQQTVDTHFSWLQQFGIDTAALQRFNPNGAEGPTRDAMAAKVRSAAESHGRKFYVMYDVTGWTNMQQEIKDDWTSKMSAHTASGAYARQNGKPVVCIWGFGFNDGNHPWDAGPCLDVVNWFKGQGCYVIGGVPREWRVGGSGTRTGFSDVYHAFNALSPWMVGAIGNVGDSDNVYNTITVGDQADCNSHGIDYQPCVLPGDTQERQRVHGDFMWHQFYNMIRAGAQGIYISMFDEYNEGNQIAKTAEDSSMVPAGSGIWALDEDGTRCSSDYYLRLTGDGGRMLRGEIALTPNRPTQPVV; encoded by the coding sequence ATGGGCGTGTCCCGCCGTACTTTCCTGTCCCTGGCTGCCGCCGGTTCCGCGGCCGCCGCGCTGCCCTCGCTGGCCGCACTGGCCACGCCCGCGTCGGCCGCCAGTCCGCCCGGTGACGTGGTCGGCAAGATCACCGTCGGCTACCAGGGGTGGTTCGCCTGCATCGGCGACGGCGCGCCGATCAATGCCTGGTGGCACTGGGCGCGCGACGCGAGCCAGCCGCCGTCGCCTAGCAACACCGGGATCAAGTCGTGGCCCGACGTCCGCGATTACCAGCACACCTACCAAACCGGTTACGGGAACCTCGGCAACGGGCAGACCGCGAACCTGTTCTCCTCCTACGACCAGCAGACCGTCGACACGCATTTCTCGTGGCTGCAGCAGTTCGGCATCGACACCGCGGCCCTGCAGCGCTTCAACCCCAACGGCGCCGAGGGCCCGACCCGCGACGCGATGGCGGCCAAAGTGCGCAGCGCCGCCGAATCGCACGGGCGGAAGTTCTACGTGATGTACGACGTCACCGGCTGGACGAACATGCAGCAGGAGATCAAGGACGACTGGACGTCGAAGATGTCGGCGCACACCGCGTCCGGCGCGTACGCCCGCCAGAACGGCAAACCGGTCGTCTGCATCTGGGGCTTCGGCTTCAACGACGGCAACCACCCGTGGGACGCCGGCCCCTGCCTCGACGTGGTGAACTGGTTCAAGGGCCAGGGCTGTTACGTGATCGGCGGCGTGCCGCGGGAATGGCGCGTCGGCGGCTCGGGCACCCGCACCGGGTTCTCCGACGTCTACCACGCGTTCAACGCGCTCTCACCGTGGATGGTCGGCGCGATCGGCAACGTGGGCGACTCCGACAACGTCTACAACACCATCACCGTCGGCGACCAGGCGGACTGCAACTCCCACGGCATCGACTACCAGCCCTGCGTGCTGCCCGGCGACACCCAGGAACGCCAGCGCGTGCACGGCGACTTCATGTGGCACCAGTTCTACAACATGATCCGCGCCGGCGCCCAGGGCATCTACATCTCGATGTTCGACGAGTACAACGAGGGCAACCAGATCGCGAAAACCGCCGAGGACTCCTCGATGGTCCCCGCGGGTTCTGGCATCTGGGCCCTCGACGAGGACGGCACGCGCTGCAGCTCCGACTACTACCTCCGGCTCACCGGCGACGGCGGCCGGATGCTGCGCGGCGAGATCGCGCTGACGCCGAACCGGCCGACCCAGCCGGTGGTCTGA
- a CDS encoding siderophore-interacting protein — MADAPARKGRPAVRLQVLRKESLSPHMIRIVAGGEGLRDFSPNEFTDAYVKVVFKVPGVEYPEPFDLQRIRAELPREHAPRLRTYTVRSYDEAAGELVIDFVVHGDEGLAGPWAMRAEPGDELLFSGPGGGYAPRADAGWHLLVGDEAALPAIAAALEAMPAGAPAHVFLLVADVGEEQPLVTKADAQITWLHRASGGDLAAAVKALPWREGEVQAFVHGEAGFVRELRRYLLDERAVSRDSLSLSGYWREGKNDEAWREEKAAERARESA, encoded by the coding sequence ATGGCCGATGCTCCGGCGCGCAAGGGGAGGCCGGCGGTGCGGCTCCAGGTCCTCCGCAAGGAGAGCCTGAGCCCGCACATGATCCGCATCGTGGCGGGCGGCGAGGGCCTGCGGGACTTTTCGCCGAACGAGTTCACCGACGCGTACGTGAAGGTCGTCTTCAAGGTGCCCGGCGTCGAGTACCCGGAGCCGTTCGACCTGCAGCGGATCCGGGCCGAGCTGCCGCGCGAGCACGCGCCGCGGCTGCGCACCTACACCGTCCGCTCGTACGACGAGGCGGCCGGCGAGCTGGTGATCGACTTCGTCGTGCACGGGGACGAGGGGCTCGCCGGGCCGTGGGCGATGCGCGCCGAACCCGGGGACGAGCTGCTGTTCTCCGGTCCCGGCGGCGGTTACGCGCCGCGGGCCGACGCGGGCTGGCATCTGCTGGTGGGCGACGAGGCCGCGTTGCCGGCCATCGCGGCGGCGCTCGAGGCCATGCCCGCCGGCGCGCCCGCGCACGTTTTCCTGCTGGTGGCGGACGTGGGCGAGGAGCAGCCGCTCGTCACCAAGGCGGACGCGCAGATCACCTGGCTGCACCGGGCGAGCGGCGGCGACCTCGCCGCGGCGGTGAAGGCACTGCCGTGGCGCGAGGGCGAAGTTCAGGCGTTTGTCCACGGCGAGGCCGGGTTCGTCCGGGAGCTGCGCCGGTACCTGCTCGACGAGCGCGCCGTTTCGCGGGACTCGCTGTCGCTGTCCGGATACTGGCGCGAGGGCAAGAACGACGAGGCCTGGCGTGAGGAGAAGGCGGCCGAGCGGGCGCGCGAATCGGCGTAA
- a CDS encoding NADP-dependent oxidoreductase gives MPQAVRYSEHGGIDVLRVVEVPRPEPGPGQVLVQVKAAGINPGEAMIRRGALADRWPSEFPSGQGSDLAGVVVGLGPEVDEIQVGDEVVGFVNTRSSHAEYVVVEAADLTPKPSGVSWEAAGALFVAGTTAYAAVRAVCVREGDTVVVSGAAGGVGSLTVQLAKLTGATVVGLASEANHAWLREQDVIPVAYGEGVEERIRVATGGQVDSFIDNYGDGYVELALRLGVYTGRINTVIDFAAVETYSVKSEGNSAAASAEVMRDLVALVDKGLLEVPIAAVYPLAQVQDAYRELEERHTRGKIVLKP, from the coding sequence ATGCCGCAGGCGGTCAGATACAGCGAACACGGCGGAATCGACGTGCTGCGAGTGGTCGAAGTACCCCGTCCCGAACCCGGACCCGGCCAGGTGCTCGTCCAGGTCAAAGCCGCCGGCATCAACCCCGGCGAGGCCATGATCCGGCGCGGCGCGCTCGCTGACCGGTGGCCGTCGGAGTTCCCGTCCGGGCAGGGCAGTGACCTGGCCGGCGTGGTCGTCGGGCTGGGGCCCGAGGTCGATGAGATCCAGGTGGGCGACGAGGTCGTCGGCTTCGTGAACACCCGCTCCAGCCACGCCGAGTACGTCGTGGTCGAGGCCGCGGACCTGACCCCGAAGCCCAGCGGCGTTTCCTGGGAGGCGGCCGGCGCGCTGTTCGTCGCCGGTACCACTGCGTACGCCGCGGTTCGGGCCGTCTGTGTGCGCGAAGGGGACACCGTGGTGGTTTCGGGCGCCGCGGGCGGCGTCGGCTCGCTGACGGTGCAGCTGGCCAAGCTCACCGGCGCGACCGTGGTCGGCCTCGCGAGCGAAGCGAACCACGCGTGGCTGCGCGAGCAGGACGTGATCCCGGTGGCGTACGGCGAAGGCGTTGAGGAGCGCATCCGCGTGGCCACGGGCGGCCAGGTGGACTCCTTCATCGACAACTACGGCGACGGCTACGTGGAGCTGGCGCTGCGGCTGGGTGTCTACACGGGACGGATCAACACGGTGATCGACTTTGCCGCTGTGGAGACGTACAGCGTGAAGTCCGAGGGCAACTCGGCTGCCGCGTCCGCCGAGGTCATGCGCGACCTGGTCGCGCTGGTGGACAAGGGCCTGCTCGAGGTCCCGATCGCTGCCGTGTACCCGCTCGCGCAGGTGCAGGACGCCTACCGCGAGCTGGAAGAGCGCCACACCCGCGGCAAGATCGTGCTCAAGCCCTGA
- a CDS encoding putative leader peptide — protein MVAGSVVWLVTGTTSIVHRLPTESGTGTRSPSRPPCPRPTPVRRPWRTVRLYRPTAPHCPLTVRPLPPSGQAWTTLWTRGTLRAVSPAGVLLVARRHVDLVRVASALCRPVR, from the coding sequence ATGGTGGCAGGTTCGGTGGTCTGGCTGGTCACGGGCACGACGTCCATTGTCCACCGGCTCCCGACGGAGTCCGGCACAGGGACTCGAAGTCCGTCAAGGCCTCCTTGCCCGCGGCCCACGCCGGTAAGGAGGCCTTGGCGGACAGTGCGCTTGTACCGCCCCACCGCACCGCATTGTCCCCTCACAGTGAGGCCTCTCCCACCATCCGGGCAAGCCTGGACCACATTGTGGACGCGTGGCACGCTCAGAGCCGTGAGTCCTGCCGGTGTCCTGCTCGTGGCGCGCCGCCACGTCGACCTTGTGCGCGTCGCGAGCGCGCTCTGCCGGCCGGTCCGCTGA
- a CDS encoding TetR/AcrR family transcriptional regulator: MTVPPPPWRRTPSPRRRAAKPLLSQELVVKTALEILAAEGIEAVTMRKVAQRLETGPASLYAYVSNKEELDELMLDAALGDVPQPAPDAERWDEQVKELVRLQVRAMMAYPGIARVAWNTPVPVTPNALRQGEAMLALLRAGGLSMEQAMFASDALSLYAKAHAYEASSWTFGDFDQAEVAERESQMEEYMRSLPAGAFPNLLQAGEFFTAETSGPRFEFALEMFVAGLKTLVRA, from the coding sequence ATGACCGTCCCGCCCCCGCCCTGGCGCCGAACCCCCAGCCCGCGGCGGCGCGCCGCGAAGCCCCTGCTCTCCCAGGAGCTGGTGGTGAAGACGGCGCTGGAGATCCTGGCCGCGGAAGGCATCGAGGCCGTGACGATGCGGAAAGTCGCGCAGCGGCTGGAAACCGGGCCGGCGTCGCTGTACGCGTACGTGTCCAACAAGGAGGAGCTGGACGAGCTGATGCTCGACGCGGCGCTGGGCGACGTGCCGCAGCCGGCGCCGGACGCCGAGCGCTGGGACGAGCAGGTGAAGGAGCTGGTGCGGCTTCAGGTGCGCGCGATGATGGCGTACCCGGGCATCGCGCGGGTCGCGTGGAACACGCCGGTGCCGGTCACGCCGAACGCGCTACGGCAGGGCGAGGCGATGCTGGCGCTGCTGCGCGCGGGCGGCCTGAGCATGGAGCAGGCGATGTTCGCGAGCGACGCGCTCAGCCTGTACGCGAAAGCCCACGCGTACGAGGCGAGCAGCTGGACGTTCGGCGACTTCGACCAGGCCGAAGTCGCCGAACGTGAGAGTCAGATGGAGGAGTACATGCGGTCGCTGCCCGCCGGCGCCTTCCCGAACCTGTTGCAGGCCGGGGAGTTCTTCACTGCCGAGACGAGCGGGCCGCGCTTCGAGTTCGCCCTGGAGATGTTCGTGGCCGGGCTGAAGACGCTGGTCAGGGCTTGA
- a CDS encoding SgcJ/EcaC family oxidoreductase, with translation MTDLATQETAREEVLAVLGRLNDAWNAGDATAYGRLFTEDADYVTFFGMQFPGRELIESSHRALFEGPLKGSKLVNGYGEARIRFPSKDVAIVVSGGGSSLSGGDVVEEGREVTVTFVLVRGGEGWLITAFQNTRVSDPRAA, from the coding sequence ATGACTGACCTGGCCACTCAAGAGACCGCCCGGGAAGAAGTCCTCGCCGTCCTCGGCCGCCTAAACGACGCCTGGAACGCCGGCGACGCCACCGCGTACGGCCGGCTCTTCACCGAAGACGCCGACTACGTGACGTTCTTCGGCATGCAGTTCCCGGGCCGGGAGCTGATCGAAAGTTCGCATCGAGCGCTGTTCGAAGGCCCGCTGAAGGGTTCCAAGCTCGTCAACGGCTACGGCGAAGCGCGCATCCGCTTCCCCTCGAAGGACGTCGCGATCGTCGTCTCCGGCGGCGGTTCCTCGCTGTCCGGCGGCGACGTCGTCGAGGAAGGGCGGGAGGTCACGGTCACTTTTGTGCTCGTGCGCGGCGGGGAAGGCTGGTTGATCACCGCGTTCCAGAACACCCGCGTGTCGGATCCGCGGGCGGCGTGA
- a CDS encoding nitrite/sulfite reductase, whose protein sequence is MASPTRDTPAPGRAPRARQKRGEGQWALGYREPLNPNERSKKDDNPLNARARIENVYAHRGFDSIDPGDLRGRFRWFGLYTQRKPGIDGGRTATLEPEELDDRYFMLRVRLDGGMLTTQQLAVLAEISQTHARGTADITDRQNIQYHWIQIEDVPTIWQKLENAGMTTLEACGDSPRVILGSPVAGIAEDEVIDGTPAIEEIKRRFIGDPRYSNLPRKFKTAISGQADVAHEIHDIAFVGVNHPEHGPGFDLWVGGGLSTNPMIGQRLGAWVPRDEVPDVWEGVISVFRDYGYRRLRARARIKFLVKDWGAEKFRDVLESEYLKRKLIDGPAPDVPPAPIDHVGVHKQVDGRFYVGAAPVAGRVNGETLLAVAKAAEHAGSERVRLTPQQKLVVLDVPEPEVPALEAELAELGLHTRPSPWRRSVMACTGLEFCKLAIVETKARAQALVAELETRLADIQADLDTPVSVHLNGCPNSCARIQTADIGLKGQIVTDGEGKQVEGFQVHLGGGLGLDAGFGRKLRGHKVTATELTAYVERVVRAYIDGRESGERFAQWVARADESVLQ, encoded by the coding sequence ATGGCCTCACCCACGCGTGACACCCCCGCGCCCGGCCGCGCCCCCCGTGCCCGGCAGAAGCGCGGCGAGGGCCAGTGGGCGCTCGGCTACCGGGAACCGCTGAACCCGAACGAGCGCTCGAAGAAGGACGACAACCCGCTCAACGCCCGCGCGCGCATCGAGAACGTCTACGCCCACCGCGGCTTCGACTCGATCGACCCCGGTGACCTGCGCGGCCGGTTCCGCTGGTTCGGCCTGTACACCCAGCGCAAGCCCGGGATCGACGGCGGCCGCACCGCCACGCTGGAGCCCGAGGAGCTGGACGACCGCTACTTCATGCTCCGCGTCCGGCTCGACGGCGGCATGCTCACCACGCAGCAGCTCGCCGTGCTGGCCGAGATCTCGCAGACGCACGCGCGCGGCACCGCCGACATCACCGACCGGCAGAACATCCAGTACCACTGGATCCAGATCGAGGACGTGCCCACGATCTGGCAGAAGCTCGAGAACGCCGGGATGACCACGCTGGAGGCGTGCGGCGACAGCCCGCGCGTCATCCTCGGCTCCCCCGTCGCCGGCATCGCCGAGGACGAGGTGATCGACGGCACCCCGGCGATCGAGGAGATCAAGCGCCGGTTCATCGGCGACCCGCGCTACTCGAACCTGCCGCGCAAGTTCAAGACCGCGATCTCCGGTCAGGCGGACGTGGCGCACGAGATCCACGACATCGCGTTCGTCGGGGTGAACCACCCCGAGCACGGCCCCGGCTTCGACCTGTGGGTCGGCGGCGGCCTGTCCACCAACCCGATGATCGGGCAGCGGCTCGGCGCCTGGGTGCCGCGCGACGAAGTGCCCGACGTCTGGGAGGGCGTGATCAGCGTCTTCCGCGACTACGGCTACCGGCGGCTGCGCGCGCGGGCCCGGATCAAGTTCCTGGTCAAGGACTGGGGTGCGGAAAAGTTCCGCGACGTCCTCGAATCCGAGTACCTCAAGCGCAAGCTCATCGACGGCCCCGCGCCCGACGTGCCGCCCGCCCCGATCGACCACGTCGGCGTGCACAAGCAGGTCGACGGCCGGTTCTACGTCGGCGCCGCGCCGGTCGCCGGCCGGGTGAACGGCGAGACGCTGCTGGCCGTGGCCAAGGCCGCCGAGCACGCGGGCTCCGAGCGCGTCCGGCTGACGCCGCAGCAGAAGCTCGTGGTCCTCGACGTGCCCGAGCCCGAGGTGCCCGCGCTGGAGGCCGAGCTGGCCGAGCTGGGCCTGCACACCCGGCCCTCGCCCTGGCGGCGCAGCGTGATGGCGTGCACCGGGCTGGAGTTCTGCAAGCTCGCGATCGTCGAGACGAAGGCCCGCGCGCAGGCGCTGGTGGCCGAGCTGGAGACGCGCCTGGCCGACATCCAGGCCGACCTCGACACCCCGGTGAGCGTGCACCTCAACGGCTGCCCCAACTCCTGCGCCCGGATCCAGACCGCGGACATCGGGCTCAAGGGCCAGATCGTCACCGACGGCGAGGGCAAGCAGGTCGAGGGCTTCCAGGTGCACCTCGGCGGCGGCCTCGGCCTCGACGCCGGGTTCGGCCGGAAGCTGCGCGGCCACAAGGTGACCGCGACCGAGCTGACCGCGTACGTCGAGCGGGTGGTCCGCGCGTACATCGACGGCCGCGAAAGCGGAGAGCGGTTCGCGCAGTGGGTCGCGCGGGCCGACGAAAGCGTGCTGCAGTGA